A region of the Channa argus isolate prfri chromosome 14, Channa argus male v1.0, whole genome shotgun sequence genome:
AGAAATTATTACCTTCCAAAAGTATAATTCATGGCTGAGCCCCTGTATTGGATTGCCATGAATTGCACGGGCGGTCCAAATGGTGTGCCGGATCGGTGGATATTTCTGCATGAATGAAGATGTTAAAACTAAGTGGGAGAAAGAAGCAAGCTATAACAGAAGAGGAGTGGCTAAAGAATAGTCACAAACGGCGGCTAATGAAGGCTTTGACTGGACGCACTGCGGTGTGTAATGTCCTTTTTGTCTGTCGTGTTTTTCAGGTGTATTTGATTTTAGCATCTCAGCTCCTCTTCACCACTGGCATTGTGGCTGTATTCACATTTGTGTGAGTATAGTGAGTGTTAAATCGAGCTAGTTGTCTAAGTGTCACAGTGAATCAATCTGTAACTGTGTCTCTCTTTACCACAGCAACCCCGTGAAGACATTCGTTCAGCGAAACCAAGCTGTGTATTGGGCATCATAGTAAGTCTCATTCTGTATTATCATCATTTCATTAAAAGATATATGGTTTTATAATAATCCAAATTTGGAATGTTCATGgtatattttctgcattttgttatTAAAGTGCCGTATATGCAATCACCCACCTTGTGCTGGTCTGCTGTAAGGGCCCACGGTGAGTGGGACTGCTCAATTTTTTTATGAGAAACAGTTGTACAAAGAttatagaataaaatacaaagaaacattttatcttttattctgtctttgtAGGAGGAAGTTCCCATGGAACATCATTTTGCTGTTCATCTTTGTAAGTCTGATGACATGTGGTTGACTAGTGAATCAGTAAATAGAGATGAAATTGCATAAAGTCAGAATTTAGCCTTCAATATAGTATCTTTTCTGATGAGGAAGATTTCTATTAGCCAATGCTAGTCTTGTCTTAGTGCAAGAAGTCCGacttcaatatttgatattAAAACTAAGCAGTGAGTCACTTCACTAAACATGTGCTGTGTTTGCATAGTTCCTTTTGATATGCTATGTTGCTTTATCAGATCAGAGATCAATATAGCTCTGTGTATTACTTCATCAGTTTTGTCAGTCAGTAGAAGTTGATTGTCACTGTTACTGCTGCATAATTTCTAATGCTAAGTTGAGCCCGAAAGTTGCACCTTTAGACCAGCTCCAATACAATAGTTTTCTAACTcagttttaattacattttaatccaCATGTTATTGCATCCAAGGAAATGCAGTTTTAATCATGCTATTGTGTCCTTAAAATTGGAATATATAGTCATTTATTGTAGTTATGCTGTCTgtaatattaaatgtatatatatttttctatcAGAGTTTTGGTTAAGTTACAGTTCTTTTTGCTACGTTTTTGTGATGTAAGTGTAGATACAATTGGACACAGAGACCTaattgtttttgggtttttttagaCTGTGGCTCTCTCCTACATGACTGGATCCATATCCAGGTAAAACTGTTATGCAGTCCATCAGTACGATATAAACATCCCGCTAGTTTCATCAGCATTAACTGTGTGTTGCTctttactttttagtttttatgaaaCAAAAGTAGTGTTTCTCGCTCTGGGTATCACTGCTGTCGTCTGTATTTCGGTCACAGTCTTCTGCTTCCagacaaaggtgtgtgtgtgtgtgtgtgtgtgtgtgtgtgcatgaatgcTTATCAGTTTCAAATGTTTGCAGAGTATTTGTGCAGTAACACACCTGTTGttggtttctctttttaaaaggtTGACTTTACAAAGTGCCAGGGTCTTTTCTGCGTCCTTGGGATTGTAATCTTTGTGACTGGCATCATTACAACCATTGTCCTGTCCTTCAAATATGTGAGTAAAAGCTGaggcaaacaaaacactgttttctgacAACACACCTTTTCAAGTTTTCATCTTTGTAATAACTGCTTGTTGTTGTAGATGTTATGGCTTCACATGCTTTATGCAGCTTTGGGAGCCATAGTCTTCACTATGGTGagttctttcttttcattttctttattttaaatgctgtgtaaacacaatgttttaaCAATTTGGACATTAAACCTtcatttaatgttgtgtttaataCAGACCATCCTTTAGTGTGTTTTAATCACTTCTGTGTTTTATAGTTCCTAGCTtatcacacacagctgctgattGGAAACAGGAAGCACTCAATCAGCCCAGAGGAGTATGTGTTTGCCGCACTCTCCATCTACGTTGACATCATCCAGATCTTCCTTTTCCTGCTTCAGATTATTGGTGCCTCAACAAAATAAGTCTGCAAGCGTACAATTTAGGGCAGCCTGCAGACAAGCGGCCTTCAAAGCATTCCATGCATTTTAAAACcattgctttgttttcagtCATAATCaaagtacatgtacagtataaaattCTAAACTTAATGGAACATATGGGGGCTGATTTTGAGATCTTGTCATGGGTCATAGGAAGGTCATCCTATGCACAAAAATGCACTTTTCTTGTGTGTCTTCATCAAGCAGTTCACCAGTTTTTAACCAAGAATCTAAATATCTGTAGACACTGGAATTCTAGCTGCAACACTTGTTATACTCTTGCTGGACTCAAGGCAGAGATTGTCTGCACGTTTTTCTCAGCTGTAGTTGTACTGCTATAGTGtgcaaaataatttctttttataaatggataatagaaaaataattgGTTCAAATTCAAGTTTGCAAACAAAGAGcacctctgtgttttgttttaagtacAGCAGGTGTGGACATCATCAAATTATATTGGTTCTATCACATATCAGGTAATATCGGGTCAAGGATCATAGTATCCATACTTTTATTTAGGGGctagaaacatttcattttatcaaCACAATGATTTATTGGCAAATATTAGGTTTTTTAACTATGCTCTTTAAATTACTTCAAGGAACTGTTCAGCTTTTTAGCGAGCAACTCTCTCTGCATTAATGCTGAGTTAGCTGAGAAGATTGATACACTTTTATATCTATATGCTAAGGCAAAGACCACTGAGTTAcagccagttagcttagcataaatatTTAAGACCAAATTTGTACAAATCTGCACAAAGTTTGAGATTGACATATGTGGTTTCTTATTTTTGCAAAGGTCTTATAGATGCTTGTTGCCAGAGATCCTCAATTGGTCTTTCCTGTGTGTCTTGTCTTTATGCCAAGCTAAAGTAAAATAACCCTGGCTGCTAATTTACTTTACGTTTATATTTACTGCAGAGACGGTGACGGTGTTGattttctcatctctctctcaccaAAAAAGCAATAGACATTGTAATTGCATAGAAATTAAAAGGCTAAATAAATTTCAAAGTGTGAAACCAGAACCTcatgaaaactaaaatttaacAGTGCTATTTTAAGAAGTGTGTTGATATACCCAAACAAGTTTAACAATGTAAGAGGTAATATTTGTCATGAATTATAACACTAGCATGGATACTCAAAACACTTATTTGTAGTATTGATACGGCATGTCCACCCCTGAAGTAAAGTAATGACAGATCTGCTGACcgatttatttagatttatttttaaagcctcTGCTACATTGTACCTCTTCATAACACTATAGTGCCTTCACtatgacaatgtttttgagaTGACACTTCTTACTTTAATATGTACAGGTTTATACTCAATAAGCTGTTGCAGTACTGTTACCCAATGTATCCAGCTGTTTATAAAGCTAAGTCCAAGTCAGATTTGGGTGAGTTATTGAGTGTCTGCAGGGTGGATTTTTGTATACTTGATAAACTCCCATTCTGCTGGTtgcatacacaaatacaaagtatAGACTTCAACCAAAGTTACATATAAACCTTGACTCTAAATATGGTAAATCTTTTAAATCTTTagcataaatttaaaaaattctcaTGGGAACTTGGTAAGGGgtttgtaaatattttcatatcaataaaataccttttatatttcagttttcctgtagttttaattctttaaataaaatgaacacatatacatatttactTCTTTCATTTTATAGAACAATCAGACTTATGGTTAATAAATATGAAGTTGCTTTAATGAAGTGAACCATCttttttcattagaaaaaaatccaagTCTGTGTCCCAGGAAAACGCTTCGTTACAGACCTATTGCTAGACTTCCTGCATCCATCTTTTCTGCAGATGAAATTACTACACAGATCTGAGCATCTCACAGAGCCTCTCGAAATATTAAAGTCAAATGTAGCTCAGAGTTGACAGCTTTCCTGTTATTAGTCTAGTGCAAGAATCGTTGTCTCTGTAGTGACATTCTGAACACTGCAAATCACTGCAGCCATGCATGAATGCTACTACTCCAGTTTAACATCCTCTGTATGGTGGCGGAAGCGGCTGCCATTGTATTCTCCCTCATTTGACCTTTTCATCCTTTGCCGGATCTTAAGCTGGTTCAGTCTATTCTTGTCCACTTCTCTCTTGGCCAAGAGGAAGCCAATGATACCTATGGGGAGACCGATCATCCTGGACAAAGAcaagacatacacacattttgtgCTCAGAGAGATCCACGACTGTTCGGAAAGCGTCAACTTGTTTTATGGAAAGTGGATaatgaatgtgaatgaaaac
Encoded here:
- the LOC137098680 gene encoding protein lifeguard 3-like, yielding MSRSDYPPGYDDSRGPLYAPPGGNYPPPPAYGFPNFGGPQPGQPSAPYPQGSNAPLFPGQPGFGPAYPPGPYPGQPHPPGPPGAGYPSQPPMPPIIPPTIPSDVLNSDEEFAASGSGWDSLSIRHAFIRKVYLILASQLLFTTGIVAVFTFVNPVKTFVQRNQAVYWASYAVYAITHLVLVCCKGPRRKFPWNIILLFIFTVALSYMTGSISSFYETKVVFLALGITAVVCISVTVFCFQTKVDFTKCQGLFCVLGIVIFVTGIITTIVLSFKYMLWLHMLYAALGAIVFTMFLAYHTQLLIGNRKHSISPEEYVFAALSIYVDIIQIFLFLLQIIGASTK